In Tenrec ecaudatus isolate mTenEca1 chromosome 4, mTenEca1.hap1, whole genome shotgun sequence, a single window of DNA contains:
- the LOC142446033 gene encoding olfactory receptor 10D3-like: MRNYTFVAEFVLLGIPNTESLKHLLLALFLVFYIFTLLGNLLIFLTVLTSSTLHTPMYLFLGNLSVFDIFFPSVSSPKMILCLIGQRCIISYEACASQLFFYHTLGGTECLLYTVMAYDRFVAICHPLRYMVIMNHRVCTGLTLGTWLGGCLHGSILAFLVFKLPYCGPNEVDNFFCDIPVMLPLACADTSLAQTVSFTNVDVVTLTCFFLIITSYSRIVLSILKISSSAGRRRAFSTCSAHLISILLFYGPVMLIYLRPVSSPWLDSVIQVLNNIVTPSLNPLIYTLRNKDVKLALKKMLTQMVYTSGT; the protein is encoded by the coding sequence ATGAGAAATTACACTTTTGTAGCAGAATTCGTCTTGTTGGGAATTCCTAATACAGAAAGCCTGAAGCACTTACTCTTGGCTCTGTTTCTGGTCTTCTACATCTTCACCTTACTGGGGAACTTGCTCATCTTCCTCACTGTTTTGACTTCCTCTACCCTCCACACTCCTATGTACTTATTCCTGGGAAACCTCTCAGTGTTTGACATCTTTTTCCCTTCAGTCAGCTCCCCGAAAATGATACTTTGCCTAATAGGGCAGAGATGCATCATCTCCTATGAAGCCTGTGCATCCCAGCTCTTTTTCTACCACACTCTGGGTGGTACAGAGTGTCTTCTGTACACcgtgatggcctatgaccgctttGTGGCCATTTGTCACCCTTTGCGCTACATGGTCATCATGAACCACAGGGTGTGCACTGGCCTGACACTGGGAACCTGGTTAGGGGGCTGTCTGCATGGCAGTATACTTGCCTTCCTCGTTTTCAAGTTGCCCTATTGTGGGCCCAATGAGGTAGACAATTTCTTCTGTGACATCCCAGTGATGCTCCCCCTGGCCTGTGCTGACACTTCTCTGGCACAGACAGTAAGTTTTACCAATGTGGATGTTGTGACTCTGACATGCTTTTTCCTTATCATCACTTCCTATAGTCGCATTGTCCTTTCCATATTGAAAATCAGCTCATCAGCAGGTCGGCGTCGGGCCTTCTCCACTTGCAGTGCACACCTGATTTCAATCCTTCTGTTCTATGGTCCAGTGATGCTCATCTATCTCCGGCCAGTGTCTAGCCCCTGGCTGGATTCTGTCATTCAGGTATTAAATAATATTGTCACTCCTTCACTTAACCCTCTGATTTATACTTTGAGAAACAAAGATGTGAAGCTGGCTTTGAAGAAAATGTTAACTCAAATGGTCTACACTTCTGGTACATAA